CCGGACGACCTGATTGGAAAAAAAGTGATCTGCGTGACAAACTTGAAGCCGGTGAAACTGCGCGGCGAACTTTCTCAAGGCATGATCCTTGCCGGGGAAGAAAATGGAACGCTTTCTCTTGCGTCCATTGATCAGTCCCTGCCGAATGGAACGAAAGTAAAATAAGGAAATTCATCCAAAGGGATGTTCCACGTGGAACATCCCTTTGTTATATTCGTATAGTTTTATTCATAATAAATAGCCGAATGACATGGGTTGTCATTATATAAAAATAATAATGAAACAAATGATTTTGGTTATTTTGCCTGAATCGGTAAAATGGGTAATGGTGATAGAGAGATTAGTGCAAATAAAATATATCCATTAAAACCATAATATGTAATATGAATGTTACATGACTGTGATGCTTGTCATCCGTTTTTATATTAAACTTATTTTTAATACAAGGAGTGTCTTACATGCTATTTGATACACATGTTCATTTGAATGCAGAACAATTTGACGAAGATCTGGAGGAGGTAATATCGAGAGCGAGAGAAGCTGGAGTTGAAAAGATGGTTGTCGTCGGATTTGACAGGCCTACCATCAACCGTGCGATGGAACTCATCGGTCAATATGACTTCTTGTATGCCGCAATCGGCTGGCACCCAGTGGATGCAATTGATATGAAAGATGAAGATTTAGCTTGGATCGAAGAGCTTTCCAGCCACCCGAAAGTCGTTGCGATCGGGGAAATGGGCCTTGACTATCATTGGGATAAATCACCGAAGGATGTTCAGAAGAACGTATTCAGGAAACAGATTCAATTAGCCAAAAAAGTGAAACTCCCGATCGTGATTCATAACCGTGATGCCACTCAGGATATTGTGGACATCCTCCGGGAAGAAAACGCAGGCGAAGTTGGGGGGATCATGCACTGCTTCAGCGGAAGTCCGGAAATCGCCCAAGAGTGTGTAGAGATGAATTTTTATATTTCACTTGGTGGTCCCGTCACCTTTAAAAATGCAAAAAAACCAAAAGAAGTGGCAAAGGAGATTCCGTTGGAAAAGCTCCTGATCGAAACGGACTGCCCTTATTTAGCACCACACCCGAACCGTGGGAAGCGTAATGAACCCGCTTATGTGAAGCTTGTGGCAGAACAGATCGCTGAATTGAAAGAAGTGTCCCTGGAAGAAGTGGAGAGGGTCACATTCGAAAATGCAAAAAAAGTATTCAACATAAACTGACATCGATATATGTCGAGAATTGAGAGAGCTTGTCCAAATAGGCAATAAAAACAAAAAGTTCTACATAGAATTCTTGTTTCATAGGATAACCATGTCGACAACTCTCTCTTTTCTTTTTGTATTCTTTTATGCATAATATGTTTTATGTTCCCCCGGGTTTCAATATTTTGCTAGATTGTGTTAGGTGAA
The nucleotide sequence above comes from Bacillus sp. KH172YL63. Encoded proteins:
- a CDS encoding TatD family hydrolase, giving the protein MLFDTHVHLNAEQFDEDLEEVISRAREAGVEKMVVVGFDRPTINRAMELIGQYDFLYAAIGWHPVDAIDMKDEDLAWIEELSSHPKVVAIGEMGLDYHWDKSPKDVQKNVFRKQIQLAKKVKLPIVIHNRDATQDIVDILREENAGEVGGIMHCFSGSPEIAQECVEMNFYISLGGPVTFKNAKKPKEVAKEIPLEKLLIETDCPYLAPHPNRGKRNEPAYVKLVAEQIAELKEVSLEEVERVTFENAKKVFNIN